Below is a genomic region from Methylobacterium sp. FF17.
AAGCGGGCAGGCAGCACAACGCGTTAGCCCGAAGGGCGGGGGTGCGCCGGGCGCGCGCGCCGAGGAGCCCGGCCTCGGAGCTCCCAGGTTCCACCGCAGGCGGCCGCCCCGTCAGGCTGCGGGTGTCTTCGCCGGGAAGCGGCAGAGATCGGCGACGGGGCAGCGCGGGCATTCGGGCTTGCGGGCCTTGCAGATGTAGCGCCCGAACAGGATCAGCCAGTGATGGGCGTTGAGCCGGTAGGGCGCCGGGACCAGGGCCTCCAGCCCGGCCTGGACCTTGTCGGTGGTGGGAGCCACCACGAGGGGGATCCGGTTCGAGACCCTGAAGATGTGGGTATCCACCGCGATGGTCTCCTCGCCGAAGGCGACGTTGCGCACCACGCTCGCGGTCTTGGTGCCGACGCCGGGCAGGACCTCCAGCGCCTCGCGCTCCCGGGGCACCTCGCCCCCGTGCCGCTCCACCAGGATGCGCGAGAGCGCGATGACGTTCTTCGCCTTGGTGTTGAACAGGCCGATGGTGCGGATGAAGTCCCGCACGCGCTCCTCCCCGAGCGCCAGCATCGCCTGCGGGGTATCGGCGATAGCGAAGAGCGGGGCGGTGGCGAGGTTGACGCTGCGGTCGGTGGCCTGGGCCGAGAGCACCACCGCCACCAGGAGGGTGAACGGGTTCTGGTACTCCAGTTCGGCGCGCGGCTCCGGATTGGCCCGCGACAGCCGGGAGAAGATCTCCGCGACCGCCTCCGGGCCGACCGGCTCGGGCGCGACGGGGGCCTCTGCGACGATCGGCGCGGACGCCCGCGCGGAGATCGGCGATTTCCGGGGCTTGGTCGGCTGTCGGCTGCGCATCCCCGCGTTATATTGCGGGAATGGCGAGCGGCAATCATCACGGTTCCGGGACGGGCCAGCCGGCAACGGCCCCGCATGCGGGCGAGGCGCAGGCGGCGGGTCGGCACCCGTACGGCCTCGATCCCGACAGCATGGACCGGCCGGTCTTCCAGGCCACCATCCGGCCGCACCAATCCCTGAGCCCGGACGGCTTCCGCATCGTCATGGCGTTCTGCTGCGCCGTTTCCCTCGTCACCTCCATCGCCTGCGTGCAGGCCGGCTACTGGCCCGTTGCGGGCTTCTTCGGCCTCGATATGCTCGCCCTCTATGCGGCCCTGAAGGCGAGCTTCCGGCGCGGGCGTTCCTTCGAGGAGGTCATGATCTCGCCGATCGAGGTGCTGCTCGCCCGGGTCTCCCATCGCGGTGAGCGC
It encodes:
- the nth gene encoding endonuclease III codes for the protein MRSRQPTKPRKSPISARASAPIVAEAPVAPEPVGPEAVAEIFSRLSRANPEPRAELEYQNPFTLLVAVVLSAQATDRSVNLATAPLFAIADTPQAMLALGEERVRDFIRTIGLFNTKAKNVIALSRILVERHGGEVPREREALEVLPGVGTKTASVVRNVAFGEETIAVDTHIFRVSNRIPLVVAPTTDKVQAGLEALVPAPYRLNAHHWLILFGRYICKARKPECPRCPVADLCRFPAKTPAA
- a CDS encoding DUF2244 domain-containing protein, which codes for MDRPVFQATIRPHQSLSPDGFRIVMAFCCAVSLVTSIACVQAGYWPVAGFFGLDMLALYAALKASFRRGRSFEEVMISPIEVLLARVSHRGERREWRFNPLWTKLTKVEDEEYGMQTLTLVSRREFVVVARDASPPEREAVAAGLTRALAQVKKGY